A window of Kribbella sp. NBC_00382 genomic DNA:
CAGGTCGAGGTCGCCGGACAGGAACGCCTGCTCGACCTCGCGCCGTTGCTCATAGTCCTGCGTCGAGTTGAGGAACCCGGCCCGTACGCCGAGCGCCGTCAGCGCGTCGACCTGGTCCTGCATCAACGCGATCAGCGGCGAGATGACCACCCCAACACCTGACCGGACCAGCGCAGGGATCTGGTAGCAGAGCGACTTGCCACCACCCGTCGGCATCAGCACCAGGGCGTCACCGCCACCGACGACGGTCTCGATGATGTCCTGCTGCTCACCCCGGAACGAGTCGTACCCGAACACCCGGTGCAAGACCTGCAAGGCCTCGCTCGAGGTGTCGTCCAGCGGCTGGGTCGTCTCTGTCACCCGGCGATTCTACGGAGATCCCGAAATCACTGCTGGCCACCTGTGGACAACGCGCCGATCTCGCCGCGATAGGTGCCGATGCTCCACACGTTTCCCTCCGGATCGGCGACGCTGAAGCCGCGCGATCCGTAGTCCTCCTCACGCATCTCCCGTACTACGGTCGCCCCCGCCGCGATCACCTGCGGCCACAACGCGTCCGGGTCCGCGCAGACCAGATAGACCGACTGCAGCTGCCCGGCCAAGTGGTCGAACTCGTTCGGCTCGGCGTTGCGATCGACCGAGCTGACCATCACCCCACCGCCGGCCGGCCAGGCCAGCTCGGCATGCGCGATCGACCCTTCGGCGACCCCGGCGTACGAGGCGACCAGAGTGAACCCCAGCCCTTCGGTGAGGAACTTGAGAGCTGCCTGACCATCGCGATAGACCAGCGTCGGCCAGACCCCGATCACGGTGTCGTTCGTCGTCGTGTTCATACCCCCGACTCTGCAACGGCGGTCCGGTTGTCGTCTTGGACGAATGGGAGCTCTTCGGTCATCCACTGCCGCGGCGAGCACCCGGCGATCGCGTGCCATTCACGGGTGAGGTGCGCCTGATCGGCGTACCCGAGGTCGGCCGCGAGATCCGCCAGGCGGGTCAGCGGCCTTGCCTTGAGCCGCGAGACGGCCCGCTCAAAACGT
This region includes:
- a CDS encoding VOC family protein — encoded protein: MNTTTNDTVIGVWPTLVYRDGQAALKFLTEGLGFTLVASYAGVAEGSIAHAELAWPAGGGVMVSSVDRNAEPNEFDHLAGQLQSVYLVCADPDALWPQVIAAGATVVREMREEDYGSRGFSVADPEGNVWSIGTYRGEIGALSTGGQQ